From Mus pahari chromosome 20, PAHARI_EIJ_v1.1, whole genome shotgun sequence, the proteins below share one genomic window:
- the Maf gene encoding transcription factor Maf isoform X1, which produces MASELAMNNSDLPTSPLAMEYVNDFDLMKFEVKKEPVETDRIISQCGRLIAGGSLSSTPMSTPCSSVPPSPSFSAPSPGSGSEQKAHLEDYYWMTGYPQQLNPEALGFSPEDAVEALISNSHQLQGGFDGYARGAQQLAAAAGAGAGASLGGSGEEMGPAAAVVSAVIAAAAAQSGAAPHYHHHHHHAAGHHHHPTAGAPGAAGGASASASGAGGAGGGGPASAGGGGGGGGGGGTAGAGGALHPHHAASGLHFDDRFSDEQLVTMSVRELNRQLRGVSKEEVIRLKQKRRTLKNRGYAQSCRFKRVQQRHVLESEKNQLLQQVDHLKQEISRLVRERDAYKEKYEKLVSNGFRENGSSSDNPSSPEFFIEDSLLIRSLLRAPKQGFIF; this is translated from the coding sequence atggcttcAGAACTGGCAATGAACAATTCCGACCTGCCCACCAGTCCCCTGGCCATGGAATATGTTAATGACTTCGATCTGATGAAGTTTGAAGTGAAAAAGGAACCGGTGGAGACCGACCGCATCATCAGCCAGTGCGGCCGTCTCATCGCCGGGGGCTCGCTGTCCTCCACCCCCATGAGCACGCCCTGCAGCTCGGTGCCCCCGTCCCCCAGCTTCTCGGCGCCCAGCCCGGGCTCGGGCAGCGAACAGAAGGCGCACCTGGAAGACTACTACTGGATGACCGGCTACCCGCAGCAGCTCAACCCGGAGGCGCTGGGCTTCAGCCCAGAGGACGCGGTCGAGGCGCTCATCAGCAACAGCCACCAGCTCCAGGGTGGCTTCGATGGCTATGCGCGGGGAGCGCAGCAGCTGGCCGCGGCAGCGGGGGCCGGCGCCGGCGCCTCCCTAGGCGGCAGCGGCGAGGAGATGGGCCCCGCCGCCGCCGTGGTGTCCGCCGTGATCGCCGCGGCCGCAGCGCAGAGCGGCGCGGCAccccactaccatcaccaccaccaccacgccgCGGGGCACCACCACCATCCGACGGCCGGCGCCCCGGGAGCCGCGGGAGGCGCGTCCGCCTCTGCGAGCGGCGCGGGTGGCGCGGGCGGCGGTGGCCCGGCCAGCgccgggggcggcggcggcggaggcggcggcggggGCACAGCGGGGGCGGGGGGCGCCCTGCACCCGCACCATGCCGCGAGCGGCCTGCACTTCGACGACCGCTTCTCGGACGAGCAGTTGGTGACCATGTCGGTGCGTGAGCTGAACCGGCAGCTGCGCGGGGTCAGCAAGGAGGAGGTGATCCGACTGAAGCAGAAGAGGCGGACCCTGAAAAACCGCGGCTATGCCCAGTCCTGCCGCTTCAAGAGGGTGCAGCAGAGACACGTCCTGGAGTCGGAGAAGAACCAGCTGCTGCAGCAGGTAGACCACCTCAAGCAGGAGATCTCCAGGCTGGTGCGCGAAAGGGACGCCTACAAGGAGAAATACGAGAAGCTGGTGAGCAACGGCTTCCGAGAAAACGGCTCGAGCAGCGACAACCCTTCCTCTCCCGAATTTTTCAT
- the Maf gene encoding transcription factor Maf isoform X2: MASELAMNNSDLPTSPLAMEYVNDFDLMKFEVKKEPVETDRIISQCGRLIAGGSLSSTPMSTPCSSVPPSPSFSAPSPGSGSEQKAHLEDYYWMTGYPQQLNPEALGFSPEDAVEALISNSHQLQGGFDGYARGAQQLAAAAGAGAGASLGGSGEEMGPAAAVVSAVIAAAAAQSGAAPHYHHHHHHAAGHHHHPTAGAPGAAGGASASASGAGGAGGGGPASAGGGGGGGGGGGTAGAGGALHPHHAASGLHFDDRFSDEQLVTMSVRELNRQLRGVSKEEVIRLKQKRRTLKNRGYAQSCRFKRVQQRHVLESEKNQLLQQVDHLKQEISRLVRERDAYKEKYEKLVSNGFRENGSSSDNPSSPEFFMYPRDSSTSVM; this comes from the coding sequence atggcttcAGAACTGGCAATGAACAATTCCGACCTGCCCACCAGTCCCCTGGCCATGGAATATGTTAATGACTTCGATCTGATGAAGTTTGAAGTGAAAAAGGAACCGGTGGAGACCGACCGCATCATCAGCCAGTGCGGCCGTCTCATCGCCGGGGGCTCGCTGTCCTCCACCCCCATGAGCACGCCCTGCAGCTCGGTGCCCCCGTCCCCCAGCTTCTCGGCGCCCAGCCCGGGCTCGGGCAGCGAACAGAAGGCGCACCTGGAAGACTACTACTGGATGACCGGCTACCCGCAGCAGCTCAACCCGGAGGCGCTGGGCTTCAGCCCAGAGGACGCGGTCGAGGCGCTCATCAGCAACAGCCACCAGCTCCAGGGTGGCTTCGATGGCTATGCGCGGGGAGCGCAGCAGCTGGCCGCGGCAGCGGGGGCCGGCGCCGGCGCCTCCCTAGGCGGCAGCGGCGAGGAGATGGGCCCCGCCGCCGCCGTGGTGTCCGCCGTGATCGCCGCGGCCGCAGCGCAGAGCGGCGCGGCAccccactaccatcaccaccaccaccacgccgCGGGGCACCACCACCATCCGACGGCCGGCGCCCCGGGAGCCGCGGGAGGCGCGTCCGCCTCTGCGAGCGGCGCGGGTGGCGCGGGCGGCGGTGGCCCGGCCAGCgccgggggcggcggcggcggaggcggcggcggggGCACAGCGGGGGCGGGGGGCGCCCTGCACCCGCACCATGCCGCGAGCGGCCTGCACTTCGACGACCGCTTCTCGGACGAGCAGTTGGTGACCATGTCGGTGCGTGAGCTGAACCGGCAGCTGCGCGGGGTCAGCAAGGAGGAGGTGATCCGACTGAAGCAGAAGAGGCGGACCCTGAAAAACCGCGGCTATGCCCAGTCCTGCCGCTTCAAGAGGGTGCAGCAGAGACACGTCCTGGAGTCGGAGAAGAACCAGCTGCTGCAGCAGGTAGACCACCTCAAGCAGGAGATCTCCAGGCTGGTGCGCGAAAGGGACGCCTACAAGGAGAAATACGAGAAGCTGGTGAGCAACGGCTTCCGAGAAAACGGCTCGAGCAGCGACAACCCTTCCTCTCCCGAATTTTTCAT
- the Maf gene encoding transcription factor Maf isoform X3 has protein sequence MASELAMNNSDLPTSPLAMEYVNDFDLMKFEVKKEPVETDRIISQCGRLIAGGSLSSTPMSTPCSSVPPSPSFSAPSPGSGSEQKAHLEDYYWMTGYPQQLNPEALGFSPEDAVEALISNSHQLQGGFDGYARGAQQLAAAAGAGAGASLGGSGEEMGPAAAVVSAVIAAAAAQSGAAPHYHHHHHHAAGHHHHPTAGAPGAAGGASASASGAGGAGGGGPASAGGGGGGGGGGGTAGAGGALHPHHAASGLHFDDRFSDEQLVTMSVRELNRQLRGVSKEEVIRLKQKRRTLKNRGYAQSCRFKRVQQRHVLESEKNQLLQQVDHLKQEISRLVRERDAYKEKYEKLVSNGFRENGSSSDNPSSPEFFIKYDAGMLIP, from the coding sequence atggcttcAGAACTGGCAATGAACAATTCCGACCTGCCCACCAGTCCCCTGGCCATGGAATATGTTAATGACTTCGATCTGATGAAGTTTGAAGTGAAAAAGGAACCGGTGGAGACCGACCGCATCATCAGCCAGTGCGGCCGTCTCATCGCCGGGGGCTCGCTGTCCTCCACCCCCATGAGCACGCCCTGCAGCTCGGTGCCCCCGTCCCCCAGCTTCTCGGCGCCCAGCCCGGGCTCGGGCAGCGAACAGAAGGCGCACCTGGAAGACTACTACTGGATGACCGGCTACCCGCAGCAGCTCAACCCGGAGGCGCTGGGCTTCAGCCCAGAGGACGCGGTCGAGGCGCTCATCAGCAACAGCCACCAGCTCCAGGGTGGCTTCGATGGCTATGCGCGGGGAGCGCAGCAGCTGGCCGCGGCAGCGGGGGCCGGCGCCGGCGCCTCCCTAGGCGGCAGCGGCGAGGAGATGGGCCCCGCCGCCGCCGTGGTGTCCGCCGTGATCGCCGCGGCCGCAGCGCAGAGCGGCGCGGCAccccactaccatcaccaccaccaccacgccgCGGGGCACCACCACCATCCGACGGCCGGCGCCCCGGGAGCCGCGGGAGGCGCGTCCGCCTCTGCGAGCGGCGCGGGTGGCGCGGGCGGCGGTGGCCCGGCCAGCgccgggggcggcggcggcggaggcggcggcggggGCACAGCGGGGGCGGGGGGCGCCCTGCACCCGCACCATGCCGCGAGCGGCCTGCACTTCGACGACCGCTTCTCGGACGAGCAGTTGGTGACCATGTCGGTGCGTGAGCTGAACCGGCAGCTGCGCGGGGTCAGCAAGGAGGAGGTGATCCGACTGAAGCAGAAGAGGCGGACCCTGAAAAACCGCGGCTATGCCCAGTCCTGCCGCTTCAAGAGGGTGCAGCAGAGACACGTCCTGGAGTCGGAGAAGAACCAGCTGCTGCAGCAGGTAGACCACCTCAAGCAGGAGATCTCCAGGCTGGTGCGCGAAAGGGACGCCTACAAGGAGAAATACGAGAAGCTGGTGAGCAACGGCTTCCGAGAAAACGGCTCGAGCAGCGACAACCCTTCCTCTCCCGAATTTTTCAT